A window of the Dongshaea marina genome harbors these coding sequences:
- a CDS encoding DUF4440 domain-containing protein — translation MKNNLEFQAKKSIIDIHELIEDIFINKEPLIDGALEKINSYFLDDFEMVTTEGQRIGLTQVNEMFINNMGKREGLKIDIDSIEVITVIEDNAVVCYREVHSQNDVISQRWATAIMELTDGQLCWRYLHETSVKG, via the coding sequence ATGAAAAATAACCTAGAGTTTCAGGCAAAGAAAAGCATTATTGATATCCATGAGCTAATAGAAGACATCTTTATAAATAAAGAGCCTTTAATCGATGGTGCACTTGAAAAAATTAATAGCTATTTCCTTGATGATTTTGAAATGGTCACTACTGAGGGACAGAGGATAGGCTTAACTCAGGTAAATGAGATGTTTATAAATAACATGGGAAAGAGAGAGGGGTTAAAGATTGATATTGACTCAATAGAAGTGATTACTGTAATAGAAGATAATGCAGTTGTTTGCTACCGAGAGGTGCATTCTCAAAACGATGTCATAAGCCAGCGATGGGCAACTGCCATCATGGAGTTAACTGATGGGCAATTATGTTGGCGGTATCTGCATGAAACTTCGGTAAAGGGTTGA